From a single Bacillus pseudomycoides DSM 12442 genomic region:
- a CDS encoding ABC transporter permease codes for MTFSMRRVSAILRKEMQDLKNNAQILLMAILPLGLALFYKQMGQGKEFMGGFVIVMILCMVTTISQATLIAEEKEKHTLRVLMLSPASPFEIIIGKALPIIVLTFVISFLNLFILDVLQGNMLFMFLLMLLGTLVFIICGTIIALLAKNLVQVSVIASPVAMVLLMTPILSNVIKNDILKNILSYLPTNHIFEAFVSVVEGKGFSAIAADLINVSIWLVISIIVCLFVYKKKQLD; via the coding sequence ATGACATTTTCAATGAGACGTGTATCGGCGATTTTACGGAAAGAGATGCAGGATTTGAAGAATAACGCACAAATATTATTAATGGCGATTTTACCACTTGGATTGGCATTGTTTTATAAGCAAATGGGACAAGGGAAGGAGTTTATGGGAGGCTTTGTAATCGTCATGATATTATGTATGGTTACAACAATCTCACAGGCAACTCTTATTGCGGAAGAGAAGGAGAAACATACGTTACGAGTGCTTATGCTATCTCCTGCTTCTCCATTTGAAATCATTATTGGAAAAGCACTACCAATCATTGTTTTAACGTTTGTTATAAGTTTTCTTAATTTATTTATACTAGATGTTTTACAAGGGAATATGTTGTTCATGTTTCTGTTAATGTTATTAGGAACATTAGTGTTCATCATATGTGGGACAATTATCGCTCTTTTAGCTAAAAATTTAGTGCAAGTTTCTGTTATTGCATCACCGGTTGCAATGGTCTTACTCATGACTCCAATTTTAAGTAATGTTATAAAAAATGACATTTTGAAAAACATACTATCGTATTTACCGACTAATCATATTTTTGAAGCGTTCGTAAGTGTTGTGGAGGGGAAAGGCTTCTCTGCAATTGCTGCAGATCTAATCAATGTCTCTATTTGGTTAGTCATTTCAATTATTGTTTGCCTCTTCGTTTACAAAAAGAAACAACTAGACTAA
- a CDS encoding ABC transporter ATP-binding protein, whose translation MTLAIEMKDVMKTFNEKTALRNVSIEVKQGEIFGFLGPSGSGKTTTVKILTSQLLHSVGKVKVLGKDITGPNSIDYKRIGILTDNSGLYERLSIYDNLLLFCDLYDCPKERIDEVLSQVNLLEDKKTPVKKLSKGMKQRVTLARAILHKPDILFLDEPTSALDPVNVQNIHNILKDLNREGTTIFLTTHNMDEAETLCDRIAFLCGGEIVALDTPENLRLQYAKDKIEVVLKDKKKETVKKDELGAKCISEWMKNGELLSIHSYEPTLGDIFIEVTGRGL comes from the coding sequence ATGACATTGGCAATTGAAATGAAGGATGTAATGAAAACCTTTAATGAAAAAACAGCACTTCGAAATGTAAGTATTGAAGTAAAGCAAGGAGAAATCTTCGGGTTTCTAGGACCAAGTGGATCAGGGAAAACAACAACAGTGAAAATTTTAACTTCCCAATTGCTTCACAGTGTTGGAAAAGTGAAAGTACTAGGAAAAGATATTACAGGTCCAAACAGCATCGATTACAAACGAATTGGTATTTTAACAGATAACAGTGGTCTATATGAAAGACTTAGCATTTATGATAACTTACTATTATTTTGCGACTTATACGATTGTCCTAAAGAAAGAATTGATGAAGTACTATCCCAAGTGAACTTATTAGAAGATAAAAAAACACCAGTCAAAAAATTATCAAAAGGGATGAAGCAGCGCGTTACGCTAGCACGAGCAATTCTGCATAAACCGGATATTCTCTTCTTAGATGAACCAACATCAGCACTTGATCCAGTCAACGTCCAAAACATTCATAACATCTTAAAGGACCTAAATAGAGAAGGAACAACGATTTTCTTAACGACGCACAATATGGATGAAGCAGAAACGCTTTGTGACCGCATTGCTTTCTTATGTGGAGGGGAAATTGTAGCACTTGATACACCAGAAAATTTAAGACTTCAATACGCGAAAGACAAGATCGAAGTCGTGCTAAAGGATAAGAAAAAAGAAACAGTGAAAAAAGACGAATTAGGCGCAAAATGTATTTCTGAGTGGATGAAAAATGGTGAATTATTATCGATTCATTCTTATGAGCCAACACTAGGAGATATCTTTATTGAAGTAACTGGGAGGGGATTATAA